ATCAGCGGCCGGATCTCGGTCCGCATCACTTCCAGAAGATCCTCGGCCCGATCGGGTCGCTGGACAATCCCGAAGGCCCGTCGCGCACTGCGGAGGGCCTCGCAAATCGCAGCAATCTCGGTAATACCCATTTTGGCGGCCACCTCCGTGGCCAACCGCTCGACCTCGGGATCATCGATGATCAACGCCATGGACGCACCTCACCTATTGCTGCCAATCTGCCGAGGGCAATACACCCCTCCACAAGATGGTATTCGGAACACATTCCGAGTACTTAGCATGGACCACAAAAGCTCCAGGACCCAGACGCCGCTCCTGCGTCTTAAGCAAGCGCTCCGCTGAGGCGTGGCCGACGACCACATCATGGTGGTGACCCGGAGCGCCGGCCAGACACGACGGGGTTCTTTTCACTTCCGCTCAAACCCTGCAGGCGCGGTGGAGTCGTCCTCGTTGTCAGTCCGCCAGAACTCATCCCCGTAGGCGCGGGGAGGATAGTGCCGCCGGTCCGCTCAGCAACGCGATCAGGGGCCCATCCCCGCAGGCGCGGGGAAGACAAACGCACCGCCTCCGAACCGAGCTGGTAACTCGGGCTCATCCCCGCAGGCGCGGGGAAGACGAACGCCTTACCCATCACAGTCGCGCGCGATCGGGCTCATCCCCGCATACGCGGGGAAGACTGTGCCGCCGATCCACTCAGCGACGCGATCAGGGGCTCATCCCCTCACACGCGGGGAGGACACTATGCCGGGAACGCGCGGCCAGATCCACTTGGGCTCATCCCCGCGGGTGCGGGGAAGACGTAGCCACTGCCGACGGGCTGTCCCACATCCCGGGCTCATCCCCGCAGGCGCGGGGAAGACGAGACCGTCAGGCTGCGCGGGTATTCCTCCCCGGGCTCATCCCCGCAGGCGCGGGGAAGACGACGGCGCGCCACCATGAGACGCCGCCGGATTGGGCTCATCCCCGCAGGCGCGGGGAACACACTTGTTCACCACGGAACCAGGTATTTGTCGATTTGGCTTCATTGACGACTGTCAACGGGGCCAGTGTGAGCAGTCCGCAGCCGTATGCTTTGGCTCGGCCGATTCCGTCGGTGAGTGTGTGGGACAGGGCGTCGATGTCGCGGACTTCGAGGACACCATCGAAGGTCGCCGTGCCGATTACGACCCGGTGACCTCCTTTCGTGAATCTGAGCGTCGAGCGATTGGTGACGCGAATCGATGTCACGTCGTGCGATTGATCTGGCACTCGAAATCCGGCCCGCTCTGCTCTGCTCAGCAACCAGTGTTCTTGTTGCTTGGCGGTAACGTGTGCAAGGGGCTTGGTGTCAGCCCAATTCGCCCCCGTCTTATATCCGTTGAAGGTGGGGTTTGCGGTGAGCCGG
This genomic window from Mycobacterium sp. JS623 contains:
- a CDS encoding type II toxin-antitoxin system VapB family antitoxin, with protein sequence MALIIDDPEVERLATEVAAKMGITEIAAICEALRSARRAFGIVQRPDRAEDLLEVMRTEIRPLITDRRPVLRSEREQTLGYDPATGV
- the cas6e gene encoding type I-E CRISPR-associated protein Cas6/Cse3/CasE encodes the protein MFLTKMPIHTRKRGAVKLLSSPQAMHAAVQSAFPPRALEDAGGRTLWRIDRATNAETTLYLVSPVAPDLTHLVEQAGWQTGDSWRTRDYRNLLNRLAVGQVWAFRLTANPTFNGYKTGANWADTKPLAHVTAKQQEHWLLSRAERAGFRVPDQSHDVTSIRVTNRSTLRFTKGGHRVVIGTATFDGVLEVRDIDALSHTLTDGIGRAKAYGCGLLTLAPLTVVNEAKSTNTWFRGEQVCSPRLRG